Part of the Rutidosis leptorrhynchoides isolate AG116_Rl617_1_P2 unplaced genomic scaffold, CSIRO_AGI_Rlap_v1 contig606, whole genome shotgun sequence genome, CATAATAGGACTAGACAATCTCCAGTTATTCAGACCCCAGACATCTTTAACCATTGCCACTCTTCGAACATCTGCATCTTGATACTCAATGTGTGGAAACCTATCTTTTATCGCATTTCCATGACTCCATGGATCAAACCAAAAACTAAAACCTTAACTCCTCCCTAAACGGTAGTCATAATACTCTTTTAAAGAACTTCTGAGTTTCAACAAACTCTTCCAAGTCGCACTACAATTTAGAGGCTGCCTAACACCCCATTAAGTGAGTTTACTAAGTTTAGCATGTGTCCCCCATATAGCCCATGGATTTTCTTTAGCAGTCAAAATTTGCCAAACCTATTTTCCAATAGCAGCTTTATTCAGTATAACCACATCATAGATACATAATCTTCCTTCCTTTTTGGGTAAACAAACGTTCTTCTAAGCAATATGGGCCATTTCTTTCCTACCTCTACACGCCCATAAAAAGTTGCAACATTTAGCTTCAATGATTTTAATTACAGATTTTGAAAGAACGAAAGCCATACACCAATAAACATGGAGACTACCAAGCACAGCTTTAACAAGTACCAATCTGCTAACATAGGATAAAAACTTGATAGCCCAACCTGATATCACGTTAGATAATGAATCAACCAGAGATATACAATGTTTTATTCTCAGTTTTGAGCTTATCAACGGTAACCCCAAATAACGAACCAGAAGAACTCCTTCTCTGAACCCACTAACAACAATTAACTCACTTCGCAAAGATAAATCACCATCACTAACATAAACTTGGCTCTTCATACCATTTAGTTGAAGCCCGAAAACCAAATAAAAGTCCTGTAATCGCCTTTTCAACCAAGAAATAGAGTTAACCTCACCACCATAAAACATGAACAAGTCATCTACAAAATAGAGATGAGTAAGCTGTAATTCCTGACAACCCCTATGAAAAACAAAATTTGAAGGGAGAAAAACAAGGCTGCGCGACAAGTACTCCATGACAACAACAAATAACAGCGGAGACAACGAATCTCCTTGCCTCAAACCTTTCTTACCTTGAAAATACCCTTCAAAACTCACATTTATTTGTAAAGTATAAGCCGCTTTCCTAACACACGTCATAATCTAGCCCACAAACTGCTCAGGAAACCCCTAGCCACGAAGCATATCCTTTAAAAATTCCATGAGACCGAATCATATGTTTTCTTGATATCGATCTTACATGCACACATTAACTCATCTGCCACTTTATCATATCCTTGGACCAATTTATGGGCAACAAGGATGTTATCAAAAATACATCTTCCCTACACAAATACAAATTGTAAATGACTAATAAGTTTTCCCAACACGCTCCCCATACGAGCAGTTAAAATCTTTGTTATTATCTTGTAAATAACCGAACAACAAGCAATTGGGCGATAATCTTGTAAACTCGAAGGATTGTCACATTTAGGAATAATCGTGAGGAATGTAGAACTAAACTGCTTGGAAAGCTTAGAAGGGGCAAAGAAAATTTTACAACAGCAATCACATCATTAGCAATAACATCTCAATTATTCTTGAAAAAAAAGCTATTAAATCCATCCGTACCTAGTGCTTTACTGCTGCCAATCCCAAACATTACAATTCTGATCTCCTCATCAGTAATAGCTACACATAAACCAGCATAATCCTCTTTTGTTAACATAGAACCATTTCAGATAATCTCCAAGTCCAACAATTGTCTATCATGAGTATCTGTACCCAACAATGTGGAATAAAAATCCACCATAGCAATACCAATGGACTCTTGATCAGTAACAACCTCTCTATTATCAAGTTGCAACCTAGTGATAGCGTTTTGAGCTTGCTTTTTCTTAAGAGTTCTATAGAAGAAGCTGGTATTAGCATCCCATGCACAAACCAGTCCACTTGAGATTTTTGCCTAAAAACTCCTCCTCTTGATTAAGAACAGCTTTGAACGCCCCTACTACAACGTGTTCCTCTAATTGAAGATCAATATTGAATGGATCAAGTTGCAGATTTAATTGCATTTTTTGCAGCATCTCCCGTAAAGAAGCAACCCAATTCGAAATATCAGAAAAGGCTCTTCTATTTAACATTTTAAGTCTCTTTCTTGTTGCCTTAAGCTTTAACCATAAGCGATGCATAGGATTCCCAATGACTTCCTCCCCCCACACCTCACAAAAAATTGCTTTAAAGTCAGGATGCTCCATCCACATGTTAAAAAATCGGAAGGCTTTAAGTTTATTCTGCAAAAAACTGCCTAAAGTAACTACTGACGGTAAATGGTCGGAAACTCCAGCCCCTAGGACTTGGTAAAAAGCACTCAAAAATCTAGAAacacattcatcatttaacaagcaCCGGTCAAGTTTACAGTAAATACGATCACCTGCTTCTTGAACATTGTTTCATGTATACATGGGGCCCTAAAAATGCATCTCCAGCAAGTTGACATCAAGGATAGCTGATTCAAATTCAAGGGATGCCTCCATGTCAATCCCAACCCCTCCTAACTTCTGATCATTTCTTAAAATCACATTAAAGTCATCCTAGATCAACCAAGATAACACAACCGCATCTTTATTCAAAGCTAGAAAATCTCATAATGGGTGCCTACCAtccatatcattattaacatagacCACAGTCCATAAGAGTTCATCACCTGCATGTTGAATCAAACAATGCACCCATTGAGATTGGATATCCAAAACTTGTAGCTTTACTTGCCTCGAATCAAATACCACCCAAACACGTCTTAGAGGAAAAAAAACTTATTCACTAATATGCAACAATCAAACAAAATGTTATTATACTGCTAGAAAATTAAGAGAAGAAAGAAGAAAAACTTGAATAAAGAAAGAAAGACTGTGTAATTAAAATAGAAAGGGGAAAGAAATAGAAAAGAGACGCGCCCAGGTCTCGAACCCGAAGTGCCTAGGATCAAATACAAAAATAGCATGCGCCGACGACCGTCTGGGCTGGAGTTAATTAACTGAATATATTATGCACAACAGTTTAAATATAGAATTAAATATGTTACACCAAACTAAATATTTTCTTCTCCGGCGGGGGTTGCGGTGGCACACCCTAGCCCCCTGTCTCTGCCACTGATGAGGACCGTAAGGAGGATGTATATTTGACAACTCGTACTATTGAGCAGACCAATTGGCAGGCAAAATGAAAATACATGTAATTAAATTTGACAACTCGTGCTAAGTTTGTTATAATTATCTGATAAAAAGGAGTTTGTTATAACTATCGTGAGAAATTCTTGTGTCGTTTGACATAAGTACTCTTAACGTTCCCACATGTCATTTTTCTCGTTAATTAATCACTTGATTCAACACCTAACTAAAAAGTAACATGTGAGTTGTGGAAACGATAAGAAATTTTATTTAGCAGTGGATTTCAAATTGACGACTTTAGGCGTACAGTATAATATGAAGAGGCAAAGAATGGTATCGTTGCATATGTTGTTTTGGTTTTACCTAATTTCTGGTCAATATTGATGAGGAAATATAATTAATTGAATGCATGTTAATTGAAAAGAAAAAACGGATAGTAAAATTCTTGAAATGAAAAATCAATGGATGAAACATGCACTTAAGTAGAAAttataatgaaaaaaaataaattgaTATGTGATCGATCACAGGTGGTCGGTGATCATATTTGCCAGTCTGCTATAAAACCGAACATTATTAACTATTCTTGAAATCTCCGGGGGAACTGGAAGATTTGCCTTCGTGAAACCCGCTAAACATTGTTGAGAACCGTCCGTCGTCACCGATTCATCATAGCTAGCCGATTCAGGATCTACGTCAACCTCCTTAAGCGCGCTTTGGAAGCAGCCGGCTGCATATGTAAAACCTTTAATACAAGCGTCAATAGCAACGGGATTGAATTTCGCCTTCAAGGCCGCCAAGAAGTTTTTGCTATTTGTCGTGTCGGAGATAGCTAAGCTTAGTGCAATTTTCGAAAGGTCACGGTAAGTTAAAACCGTGGCACTTCTAGGATCTTTTCCTAGAGCAGCGAGACAAGCTTGAGGGTTTTCGTTCTTCAAACATAAGTCTTGGACAAGTTTTGATGGGGTAGCATTGAAGCAATGGAAAAGAGAGATCATAACAACAACAGACAAAATTCTCTTTGCGGAAGCCATTTTCTTTatcgagttattattattattattattttgtttattatttacGGTCACAACGAaatgtacaaattatatatatggaTAATGAGAGATAATTAAGGATGTAACGCTAAAAATATAGGATCCGTACATATTATTCTTTTTTGGTTTATATTTAGGGTCAACAAAATTTAGATGGAAGCTAAAAAATAAACGGATCGGTTTTGTTTAGTCTCCTTCAATCTTTTGCAACCAATAATAGGAAAAGCTAGCAAGAAAAAtataaagaaaagaaaaactgATATCGATCAACCGGGCGATaagttaatactccctccgtctaaaaataaataatttttttctaTGTAATTTTTCATCCGTCTGTAAATACATGCTAAAGGTAATATGTATTTACAGATGAAGgtagtaataataatcatgttgAGACTTGAGACCAAAATCATGGCATGATTAATACATTGATTGAAATAAAGAccctttttgttttatttttatatattaataatctaCGAAACATGTAATTAACTAGAACCATAGACAATTTAGAATCAAATTTTTAGATCATGATCACAAGTTCTCAGTTACCATGTTTCCGAGATAAGCATATAACTGAACATAACCAACTCTACTAGAAATCTCCGGAGGAACTTGAATATTTGCCGACTTGAAAGCCGCTACACATCGATCAGCGCCATCTTTAGCCACGGCTGCATCATAGCCGGCCGATTCAGGATCATCGTCAATCTCCTTCAGCGCAGTACCTAATGTACCAATCGCGTACGTAAAACCTTTAATACACTCATCAACAGCATTAGGATTATATTTTCCTTTAGAGGATTCTAGGAAGTTTTTGCTTTTTGTTGTGTTGGAGACCCCCAAATTGAGTGTAATTGTAGCTAGGTCATGGTAAGACGAAACGGTGGCGCTTTTAGGATCGGGTTGGAGAGCGGAGAGACAAGAATTAGGGTTTGTAAGTTTGCCGCAGAAAGTTTGGACTAGTTTTGATGGGACAGCATTGAAGCAATTGAGAAGAGAGAGGACAACAATGGCTGACAAAACTCTGGATGTGGAAGCCATAATTAgagcggtttttttttttttttttcctcttcGTTTATGTTTTCGGGTCACAACTAAATGATTACCATATTATATATTGATATGATCCATTAAGGATGTTTAAATT contains:
- the LOC139884814 gene encoding uncharacterized protein, with translation MASTSRVLSAIVVLSLLNCFNAVPSKLVQTFCGKLTNPNSCLSALQPDPKSATVSSYHDLATITLNLGVSNTTKSKNFLESSKGKYNPNAVDECIKGFTYAIGTLGTALKEIDDDPESAGYDAAVAKDGADRCVAAFKSANIQVPPEISSRVGYVQLYAYLGNMVTENL